The genomic interval GCCTGCGGCCTCAGCTTCATCAGCAGCACGCCGTCCACGTCTGGCACCGTGCGGTAGATCTTTTCTCCGACAACCGTGCGGCACTTTTCCTCGAACAGCGCTTCACCTGCCTTGGCCCTGGCAAAGGCGAGTTCCCGCCCGTCCCGTTGCTGCTGCGTCGGGATGGAGTGGCAGGCGCTTAGCGGGAAGACCGCAAGCAACAGCGAGAGTGCAACGGCGCGTGTCAGCCTGTGCCGGGCATTCATGCGGCTTCCTTCCAGGATGCCTTGTTCATGGCGGAGAGTGATGGTGCCTTGTCAGCTTCCTTGGCGACGCTGATCGCGAGGTCGAGGGCGTCGGGGGGCACTGTAGGTGGTGGTGTCGCCCCAGAGTTCGTCGTTGCCTGCGCCACCGTATAGTATGTCGGCGCCGCCTTGGCATATCAGCAGAACAACAGAGGGCAGACCACGGTTTTCTCTAATCATCGAACAATCCTTTCCAATCAATTCAGTCAGACTCCATTGACATATTTTTAATGCCCGTTATGGGTTTCAGCCTACGTTGCACGCATAAACCAAGAAGATTTGCGCCACATGTCCACGTCAGCCCACTTAGTCAACTCCATCGAATGCATCAGCCTATTTTTCGCATTTGTGATTTTCACGGTGCCCTTTCCCGCTTTGAACCATTCATGGCAATGCCATTCGCCCAATCTTTGCCGTTGCCAGACGCGGCATGCGCGCTTCCGTCTCTGTCGCGATATTCATTTGCATGACATCAGGACCGCTTTATCCCGTTATTGCTTGGCAATGTATCAAGGAGGATTAGCGTTTCCTATCAGGGAATCCACTATTCATGCATATAGCATCGAACGAATGTTCGAGATGATGTTTTACGTTTGTTTGACCGGCAACAAGACGGAGATAACTTAGCGGAACCGCATCAGGCACATATTGAGAGGAATCACTTCCGGAAAGATCGGAATCCAGATTCAGATTGCGCTACCTGACCTCGATCGCAGCAAACCGGCCACGCGCCAGAATGCGGTCAACTGGCGATAGCCGAAATTCTCCAGCAGCGCGGCGGCGAACAACTTGAGAACGCTACCGAGCCTCGGATAAGTACGCGACGACATTTCGTCCAGCATCACACCACTCACGGAAAGCAGCATGCCCAGCCCGATGGCGAGCAGCATGAAGGTCCAGAACGACTCCAGCGAGATCGCGCCGAAGAGCCACAGCGCGGTCATCGCGACATAGCCCAGCAGCTCGATCAAGGGCCCCAGCCACTCGAACAGCAGCAAGAAGGGAAACGCCAGCGCGCCCGCCGCGCCACCTGTGCGGCTGAACAGCAGACGGAGATTCAGTTTCAGACTCTCATGCAGGGCGCGCTGGCGCAGGATTTGCCGGATTTTTTGCGTGTGCATCTTTTCCGGCACGGGCGCCCAGCACACTGTGTCGGGCACCAAGGTGATGCGATAAGGCGCTTTCGCCTTTCGCGACAGGCGATGCAGGCGCACCAGCAGTTCCATCTCGGCGTCCGCGACATCGGTGCGATAGGCGCCGGCGGCGACCACGGTCTCCTTGCGGAATACGGCGAAAGCGCCGGGGAGCACGAGCATGGCGTTGATATCCGACCACCACGCCCGGCCGGGCAGGAAGGCGCGCAGCTGCTCGACGACCTGGAACAGGGCGAGCATGTTGCGCGGCAGCCCGATCCTGTCGATGAAACCGTCCTTAGTCACCGCGCCATTGGCTGCCCCCATGGCACTGCATGCAGCCACGGCAAGCGGATCATCAGCAAACGGCCGCGCCATCCTGCGCAGGCTGTCTCGCTGCAGGACATGCCCGACATCCACGCTGCAGTAGAGCGGATAGCGGGCACAGTTGATCGCGGCGTTGAGGGCGTCCGCCCTGCCGGTCTTTTCCTTGTCCACCAGGCGCATATTCGGGTATTCAGTCGAGGCGTAAACGGATTTGACGTGTCTGGTCTGCAGGCGGTCGCGGTAGGCTTCAGGGAAAGGTGCCAAGGAAAACTCGCGGAGCAGCACATCCAGCGTCTCGTCGTCCGATCCGTCGTTTACGATAATGATTTCAAACACGGAATAATCGAGGTGCTGCATGGCGCGCACGGCTGCGACTGCGGCGCTGGCCTGGTTGAAGACCGGCACGATGAGGCTGACGGGAAACTCGTCGCGCGTCTCGCCGTCGCTTGGCATGGTCGCCTCCTGCTCGCGCCGATAGCGCAGCAGGCTGAACAGCGACATCAGGTTGAACAGGATGTAGCTGCCGTTGTAAGCGATGAAATAGAGCAGAAAAAACCATTGCAGCAGCGGCACGGCATCCGATAGCGCACTTTGCAGCGACGCCAGCGCCTGCCCCCAGTCGAAATCGGGGGCCGGTGCCGGAGGCGGCGGTGGCAGTGAAGCCAGTATTGGGTCGTGCTGCAGCACCAGGGGCGCGCCGTCCGTGGCGAAACCTTCCGCCAGGTCCGCTGGAACTGGGCCTGCCGCGTGCCCGAGTGTAGGTTCAAGTCGGAGCAGCAGTTCAGACATGCTTCAACCCCGCCTGCAAATCCAGTTCCGCCATCACCTGATGCAGCATGTCCCGCGCATAACGGTCGGTCTGCATGTCCTTGATGCGCAGCAGTTCCCCGACGGTCATTCCCGGCAGCAGCGACAGCGCACGCGCCGCGCGATAACGCACCCACCACTGGCTGTCGCCCAGCATGCCCGTCAGAAGGGTGTTGTCGTCGTGCGTACCGAGCCGGCCAAGCGCGGTGACCGCATGCACGCGCACGTGCCAGTTCGCATGACGGCAGAGCAGGCGTACCGATTCCAGTTCGTTGCCATCGTTTAATGCTTGAAGAGAAACCTTGAGCAGACCGTCATCGACCGGGCTGGCGAGTTGCCGTGCAATGATCGGCGCCGCTTCGGCGGGGGCGAACTCCATCAGGTAGCGGATCAACCGCGGCGTCCTTTCCGGCGATGCGCCCGTGACGGCCTTAACCAGCAGTTCCGTGACCTGTTCGGCTTCTGCCTCGCGCAAAATTTCCGTTACGCGTTGCGCGGGCCAATCGTCACGTCCGATCAGATGGGGGATTAATAGCTGGCCGGCACGCGGCGCGTCGATCCGGACCAAAGCCTGGGCCGCGGCAAGCGACATCCCCGCACTATCGCTTTCCAGTAAAGCGCACAGCGCGTCCCATGCAGTGGCAAGACGCAAATTCCCGGCTGTCCTCACCGCCAGCAAACGCCGTTCGAAGCTTCTTTGCCGCAACATCAGGCTGGCCGCTGCCGGCACGCGCAACGCGCCTGCCACCCGATTCAGACTGCCCCTGGCCTCATTCCCGAGCGAGGCGTGCAAGTGATTCCACAACGCGAGAAAATCCGGCAAGTCGAAGCGGGAAAGCTGCGGCAACGATTCGGGATGCTCGTACAAGCTGGCCATCAACAGCGGGCGCCAGCGATTGAGGACACGTTTGCGCCACTGCTGTTTCACCCCTTGCAGCAAACGCCTCAGCAGAATCGACAGCAGCAACATACCGGTCAGCAGCACAGACGCCGCTCCCACCCAGAAGGCTACCGCCGCCAGCGGATCGGCGTTAGAAAGAGGGGGAAATATCAAGCGGGCGACCTTGCGGCTGCGGTTTTAGCGGCAACTGCGCCTTGCCTTCGAGATATTCGCCGTTATCCGGGTCCTTCCCTAGCAGACGCTCATATTCCAGCAGCGCTTCGCTGCTCTTTCCCTGCCAGGCGAACACCCGGGCCAGCAGGAAACGGGCTTCCTGATCCTCGGGATGGACGGCGAGCCATTGCTGCAACATCTCTTCCGCATCGCTCAGGCGCGCGCCCGCGACCATCACCCTGGTCTGATCGAATGCGGAAGATGCGCTCCATGCTGCAGGAATCGCTGCAGGGGAGGCCCCCAGCAGCAGAATGGTTAGAAAAATAAATTTCATGAGGACGGATTATAAACACAAACAGAATCCATCCGGCATGGCGGGGTGTGTCAACACGCCCCGGACAGGCATATTATTTTCCGCGGTCAGAAGCGGTCATGCGCGAATCCATTAGCGCTCTTGAATGCCACCGTCCTTGACTTTCAGTTTTTCCCGCCACAGGCCGAGACATTCAAGACCGCAAAAATGATGCACATAATCCACTACTTCAAAACCATGAGAAGCGCTTGCCGGCACTTCCGTCATGCAAACCTCGCACTGCACCACTTCACACACGTCATCGCTAATGCACGTTGCGATAACCGCGCCATCATGCGTAACGTTCTCCATGCGACCTCCTTTTAGGTGTTC from Sulfurimicrobium lacus carries:
- a CDS encoding glycosyltransferase family 2 protein, which codes for MSELLLRLEPTLGHAAGPVPADLAEGFATDGAPLVLQHDPILASLPPPPPAPAPDFDWGQALASLQSALSDAVPLLQWFFLLYFIAYNGSYILFNLMSLFSLLRYRREQEATMPSDGETRDEFPVSLIVPVFNQASAAVAAVRAMQHLDYSVFEIIIVNDGSDDETLDVLLREFSLAPFPEAYRDRLQTRHVKSVYASTEYPNMRLVDKEKTGRADALNAAINCARYPLYCSVDVGHVLQRDSLRRMARPFADDPLAVAACSAMGAANGAVTKDGFIDRIGLPRNMLALFQVVEQLRAFLPGRAWWSDINAMLVLPGAFAVFRKETVVAAGAYRTDVADAEMELLVRLHRLSRKAKAPYRITLVPDTVCWAPVPEKMHTQKIRQILRQRALHESLKLNLRLLFSRTGGAAGALAFPFLLLFEWLGPLIELLGYVAMTALWLFGAISLESFWTFMLLAIGLGMLLSVSGVMLDEMSSRTYPRLGSVLKLFAAALLENFGYRQLTAFWRVAGLLRSRSGSAI
- a CDS encoding HEAT repeat domain-containing protein — protein: MIFPPLSNADPLAAVAFWVGAASVLLTGMLLLSILLRRLLQGVKQQWRKRVLNRWRPLLMASLYEHPESLPQLSRFDLPDFLALWNHLHASLGNEARGSLNRVAGALRVPAAASLMLRQRSFERRLLAVRTAGNLRLATAWDALCALLESDSAGMSLAAAQALVRIDAPRAGQLLIPHLIGRDDWPAQRVTEILREAEAEQVTELLVKAVTGASPERTPRLIRYLMEFAPAEAAPIIARQLASPVDDGLLKVSLQALNDGNELESVRLLCRHANWHVRVHAVTALGRLGTHDDNTLLTGMLGDSQWWVRYRAARALSLLPGMTVGELLRIKDMQTDRYARDMLHQVMAELDLQAGLKHV
- a CDS encoding tetratricopeptide repeat protein, with the protein product MKFIFLTILLLGASPAAIPAAWSASSAFDQTRVMVAGARLSDAEEMLQQWLAVHPEDQEARFLLARVFAWQGKSSEALLEYERLLGKDPDNGEYLEGKAQLPLKPQPQGRPLDISPSF
- a CDS encoding DUF3330 domain-containing protein, translating into MENVTHDGAVIATCISDDVCEVVQCEVCMTEVPASASHGFEVVDYVHHFCGLECLGLWREKLKVKDGGIQER